Proteins from a genomic interval of Methanofollis formosanus:
- the hxlB gene encoding 6-phospho-3-hexuloisomerase, whose protein sequence is MEKHVVQDMMRLMASKIASIADTIADAEVESFLQELLCAKRIYVIGAGRSGLVAKAFAMRLMHLGLHSYVVGETVTPAMGEGDVLVVFSGSGRTKTVAELAETAKGIGGRVCLITSNPDSRIGKIADCIVEIESHRDEVKDESAEFEIRQMMGQHKSFAPLGTIFETTSMVFTDAIVSRLMEITETNVEDLKCRHANIE, encoded by the coding sequence ATGGAGAAACACGTAGTTCAGGATATGATGCGGCTGATGGCCTCGAAGATTGCTTCAATCGCCGATACGATCGCAGACGCCGAGGTCGAGTCCTTCCTCCAGGAACTCCTCTGCGCCAAGAGGATCTATGTCATCGGCGCCGGGCGCTCCGGACTGGTGGCAAAGGCCTTTGCCATGCGGCTGATGCATCTCGGGCTCCATTCGTACGTCGTCGGCGAGACCGTCACCCCGGCCATGGGCGAGGGCGACGTGCTGGTGGTCTTCTCGGGCTCTGGCAGGACCAAGACCGTCGCCGAACTCGCCGAGACGGCGAAGGGGATCGGTGGCCGCGTCTGCCTTATCACCTCCAACCCGGACTCCCGGATCGGAAAGATCGCCGACTGCATCGTCGAGATCGAGAGTCACCGCGACGAGGTGAAGGACGAGTCGGCCGAGTTCGAGATCAGGCAGATGATGGGCCAGCACAAATCGTTCGCTCCGCTCGGCACGATCTTTGAGACGACCTCGATGGTCTTCACCGACGCGATCGTCTCGCGGCTGATGGAGATCACCGAGACCAATGTCGAAGACCTCAAGTGCAGGCACGCCAATATCGAGTGA
- a CDS encoding DNA-methyltransferase: MKRIEPYFSCDGATLLHGDAVECMASIPDGSVDLVFADPPYNLSNGGFTCQGGKRAPVDKGAWDQSAGIEEDFAFHRRWIEACGRVLRDGGTIWISGTYHSIYACGFALQLLGFQILNDICWYKPNAPPNLSTRYFTASHETLIWAKKGEERHTFNYDEMKNGEWEYDVIKRPGKQMRSVWSVPAPKPSEKREGKHPTQKPLALLERVVLASSEEGDLVLDPFAGSSTTGLAAVMHGRRFLGIEREKEYLDLSVRRFRALMD; the protein is encoded by the coding sequence ATGAAGCGGATAGAGCCTTATTTTTCATGTGACGGGGCGACGCTCCTGCACGGCGATGCGGTCGAGTGCATGGCGTCCATACCCGACGGCTCGGTCGACCTCGTCTTTGCCGATCCCCCGTATAATCTTTCCAACGGCGGCTTCACCTGCCAGGGCGGGAAGCGGGCGCCGGTCGACAAGGGTGCATGGGACCAGAGTGCAGGGATCGAGGAAGACTTTGCATTTCATCGCCGCTGGATCGAGGCCTGCGGCAGGGTGCTCAGGGACGGGGGGACGATCTGGATCAGTGGGACATATCACTCCATCTATGCCTGCGGCTTCGCCCTTCAACTCCTGGGTTTCCAGATCCTCAACGATATCTGCTGGTACAAACCCAACGCTCCGCCCAACCTCAGCACTCGCTACTTCACCGCCAGCCACGAGACCCTGATCTGGGCGAAGAAGGGGGAGGAACGGCACACCTTCAACTACGACGAGATGAAGAACGGCGAGTGGGAGTACGACGTCATCAAGAGGCCGGGAAAACAGATGCGGTCGGTCTGGTCGGTCCCGGCCCCCAAGCCTTCGGAGAAGAGGGAGGGGAAGCACCCGACCCAGAAGCCGCTCGCCCTCCTGGAGCGGGTGGTGCTCGCAAGTTCTGAGGAGGGCGACCTGGTCCTCGATCCCTTTGCCGGGAGTTCGACGACCGGGCTTGCGGCCGTGATGCATGGCCGGCGTTTCCTGGGGATCGAGCGGGAAAAGGAGTACCTCGATCTCTCGGTCCGGCGGTTTCGGGCGTTGATGGACTGA